From one Gallionella capsiferriformans ES-2 genomic stretch:
- a CDS encoding primosomal protein N', which yields MQIVRVALDVPLPTLFDYTVDDAVVLGQRVIVPFRRSQLVGVVMECVMFSELAVEKIKPVVRILSDSEPISSKLLALLRFCSEYYHYPIGQTVIPALPARLRSDKPITVKHEYHYRLLDGAPPIDLIPQRKTAARNMVKMLALQPCNLQQLKTVALTASAQLKWLIEAGWVEAFEVNPLACLPRMHCFANAHKLTDEQQQVVDAVTQTSGYRCFLLHGITGSGKTEVYVHLINRVLQTGGQVLLLVPEINLTPQLEHYFLSRFPVATLVSLHSGLSENERLKHWQQAQSGAAGIVLGTRLSVFAELPKLSLIIVDEEHDASFKQQDGLRYSARDVAIFRAKQCGVPILLGSATPSFESYHNALNGRYEMLKLTGRALADANLPEIKFIHSKQTVMVDGISEVLLREIAHRITRGEQSLLFINRRGYAPVLMCTECGWLSDCKNCAGKMVLHTKDQRLRCHHCGYQIHVPTLCPECRHPELLPVGSGTQRVERVLIDRFPEARILRVDRDSTRNKRTWEAMRSKITANEVDIMVGTQMLAKGHDFPALTLVGILNPDSALYSSDFRAAEKLFSQLMQVSGRAGRADKPGEVLIQTEFPDHPMYRCLQQHDFEGWAASQLAEREMADFPPFAFQAMLRAEGLVEADVYAYLNMAKLAGVKLNHPVEIFGVVPASLARRANHVRAQLLIQANSRRVLQQFLRVWQPGLADLASNKLRCSLDIDPLEF from the coding sequence ATGCAAATTGTCCGTGTTGCCCTTGATGTACCGCTGCCCACTTTGTTTGATTACACGGTGGACGATGCAGTTGTGCTCGGACAGCGTGTAATTGTGCCGTTTCGTCGCAGCCAACTTGTCGGTGTGGTGATGGAATGCGTGATGTTTTCTGAGCTGGCGGTAGAGAAAATTAAGCCGGTTGTGCGAATTTTATCTGATAGTGAGCCTATATCAAGTAAGTTGCTCGCTTTGTTGAGGTTTTGCAGCGAGTATTATCATTACCCCATTGGTCAGACTGTTATACCCGCATTGCCTGCGCGATTGCGCTCTGACAAACCTATTACTGTCAAACACGAGTATCACTACCGATTACTTGATGGCGCGCCACCTATCGATCTGATTCCGCAACGAAAAACCGCCGCGCGTAATATGGTTAAGATGCTAGCGCTTCAGCCTTGCAACTTGCAACAACTGAAAACAGTGGCGCTAACTGCCTCAGCTCAACTGAAGTGGCTGATTGAAGCGGGCTGGGTTGAGGCGTTCGAGGTAAACCCGCTGGCTTGCCTCCCTCGTATGCACTGTTTTGCGAATGCACACAAACTGACAGATGAGCAGCAGCAGGTCGTTGATGCGGTTACGCAGACATCCGGATATCGTTGTTTTCTACTTCATGGAATCACTGGGAGCGGGAAGACCGAAGTCTATGTGCATTTGATCAATCGCGTCTTGCAAACAGGCGGTCAGGTATTGCTGTTAGTGCCGGAAATTAATCTGACCCCTCAGCTTGAACACTATTTTTTAAGTCGATTTCCCGTTGCTACATTAGTCAGTTTGCACAGCGGGTTATCTGAAAATGAGCGGCTCAAGCATTGGCAGCAGGCGCAATCAGGTGCAGCAGGCATCGTGCTTGGGACGAGGTTGTCGGTATTCGCAGAATTGCCTAAGTTGTCGCTCATTATCGTGGACGAGGAGCATGATGCTTCATTCAAGCAGCAGGATGGCTTACGATATTCTGCACGGGATGTAGCGATTTTTCGTGCAAAACAATGCGGCGTGCCCATCCTTCTGGGGTCTGCCACGCCCTCATTTGAGAGTTACCACAATGCGCTGAACGGTCGTTACGAAATGTTGAAGCTGACAGGGCGAGCGCTTGCGGATGCGAATCTGCCTGAAATTAAATTCATACATAGCAAGCAAACGGTAATGGTGGACGGTATCAGCGAGGTGTTGTTGCGCGAGATTGCTCACCGCATAACAAGAGGCGAGCAAAGTCTGCTCTTTATCAATCGACGCGGATATGCGCCCGTGTTGATGTGTACGGAGTGCGGCTGGTTATCAGATTGTAAAAATTGTGCAGGCAAGATGGTGCTGCATACTAAAGATCAGCGATTGCGCTGCCATCATTGTGGCTACCAGATTCATGTGCCCACGCTGTGTCCTGAATGCCGCCATCCAGAGTTACTTCCGGTTGGCAGCGGCACGCAAAGAGTCGAGAGGGTTTTGATCGATAGATTTCCGGAAGCGCGCATTCTGCGGGTTGACCGCGACAGCACGCGCAACAAGCGCACGTGGGAGGCGATGCGCTCGAAAATTACGGCGAATGAAGTAGATATTATGGTCGGTACGCAAATGCTGGCCAAAGGACATGACTTCCCGGCGTTGACGCTGGTGGGCATTTTGAATCCGGACAGTGCGCTGTACAGCAGCGATTTTCGGGCGGCAGAAAAATTATTTTCTCAGCTGATGCAGGTGTCGGGGCGCGCCGGACGTGCCGATAAACCCGGCGAGGTTTTGATTCAGACCGAGTTTCCGGATCATCCTATGTACCGATGTTTACAGCAACACGATTTTGAAGGCTGGGCAGCATCGCAATTGGCCGAGCGCGAGATGGCTGATTTTCCTCCCTTTGCGTTTCAAGCCATGCTACGAGCCGAGGGATTGGTGGAAGCAGATGTCTATGCTTACCTTAATATGGCGAAGTTAGCTGGCGTTAAATTAAATCACCCGGTGGAAATTTTCGGCGTTGTGCCGGCGTCCCTAGCGCGTCGTGCTAACCATGTGAGAGCACAATTGTTGATTCAGGCTAATTCTCGACGAGTGCTCCAGCAGTTTCTGCGCGTATGGCAACCCGGACTGGCGGATTTGGCAAGTAATAAACTGCGATGTTCGCTGGACATTGACCCGCTAGAGTTTTAA